A segment of the Vagococcus hydrophili genome:
TTTGTTTCGATTAGACAGTATCAAAGTTATCAAGCAGCTAAAAAAGGATATCGATTGAGTATAAAATTAACGTATGAAGAAGTGAATCAAAGTGGTTTAACATTTCTTTTAATGGATCATACGAAAAAACATCCAGTCCTAAAAAATGGCAAAGAACAATCAGTTAAAACCAATACAAAAGGAACATTGAGATTAGGCAAACTAAGAGGAAATACTTATTGGTTAATTCAACAAAACACGGAAAAACAACCTGTAGTTATTAAGTGTTTTGTAAAAAATTATAAACAACCTTATTTTGAAACCAAGCTTTTACGAGGAACAGAAAAAGGTTGGAAGATTGTAACGAAGGAAGCGAAAATGAATAAATGAAAAAAACGATGATTCAAAAAATAATTTTAATAAGTATCTTTCTAATAGGTGGCTTAATTTTTACGTATCCTTTTTATAGTAATGGGATTAATTACTTAATTGATCAACAACGCTTAAAAGCACTTCATCAGAAAACTGAAAAAGAGTATGCTGAAAAAGAAACTGAGATGAAACAAGTTAACGATAAAATAAAAGTGAATGGATTAGTTATTAATCACGACCCCTTTGATGCGAGTCAAGTAGATAAAGGCAGTTTAGATTTAGAAAAACATCTAATTGGTTCAATCAGTATTCCAAAAATCAATATTAGTATTCCCCTATACGATACATTAACCAATCAAGTGTTAGAAAATGGAGCAGGTATACTGCAAGGTAGTTCCATGCCAACAGGCGGTGTGGGAACACATTCGGTTATTTCTGCTCACCGCGGTTTGGCAGAGCGTCTCCTTTTTAGAAATTTAGATAAGCTTCAAAAAGGAGATGTCTTCTTAGTAGAATCCTCAGGTAAACTTTTAGCTTATGAAGTATTTAAAGTTCAAACAGTTAAACCAGAAGAAACAGATTTTATTAAGTTAGATCCAAAGGAAGATATAATTTCACTGTTAACATGTACCCCTTACATGATAAATAGTCACCGATTGATCGTAACTGGTAAGCGAACAGAAGTTACAAAAGAAATGAAAAATGAAATAAAGAATAGTCAGAAAAAACAAGACTGGCAACAATGGCTAATCTTAGGTGGCATTATACTAGGAATTTTATTCATCTTGTATTTATTTTACCGAGTGATTAGAAGTTACTTAATCAGTCAAAACAGGTATTCCTTTACTTTTTATGTCCGAAATGAAGAAAAGACAGCAATCGAAGGACAAGAATTTATTATTTACCGAAAAGGTAGTAATCAAATTCTTAAAAGAAATGACGAGTTCTTAGTTCCTACTAGTCAAATTAACGGCCGAGTAGTGATTAAAGATCTACCGGGTGGTTTATATACTCTAGCAGTTAGGGAAAATCCTAGAAGTGTTCTTGGACAATTTGGAGTAAAAAAAATAAAAGATAAACGAATGATGTGGCTAAAGACGGAGAATAATTTAGCAGATGT
Coding sequences within it:
- a CDS encoding class C sortase; this encodes MKKTMIQKIILISIFLIGGLIFTYPFYSNGINYLIDQQRLKALHQKTEKEYAEKETEMKQVNDKIKVNGLVINHDPFDASQVDKGSLDLEKHLIGSISIPKINISIPLYDTLTNQVLENGAGILQGSSMPTGGVGTHSVISAHRGLAERLLFRNLDKLQKGDVFLVESSGKLLAYEVFKVQTVKPEETDFIKLDPKEDIISLLTCTPYMINSHRLIVTGKRTEVTKEMKNEIKNSQKKQDWQQWLILGGIILGILFILYLFYRVIRSYLISQNRYSFTFYVRNEEKTAIEGQEFIIYRKGSNQILKRNDEFLVPTSQINGRVVIKDLPGGLYTLAVRENPRSVLGQFGVKKIKDKRMMWLKTENNLADVKNKNRRVWLTLKND